Proteins from a genomic interval of Bacteroidia bacterium:
- a CDS encoding tetratricopeptide repeat protein, which produces MPYPIINNRYSHYCVYAFLFWQFLVCPTAYSQTEAAENNRAADPLKITVLPFCEELSSQDTGTDLNSFEMYDAIMASIKVFYDCADPLEWVSKNGMGNSVSTSLLKSRDNERGNTSCEQDASINICESVNTDLMVRGEYLISDDKSVEVYYSYENCKGIYSSQIEYLSSQPIVGSLDDLPSLYNTVGQAIQKDLQKFLDCKSGMTTIELSNNMREAKEFFHQGDESVLNYLKSIELFEKVEASQHDLPDAKYHLGLAYFSLGEYEKAKNYFVQLEAYKDAEEYTLYCDLEAKPAIWYNNPQRRRMWWDNINSDWKKAICSQVFHLPVTEVPPDQKLDSLFNISSLQLERVPLADIKGIQALTKLTQLSFFKTELRTLDGIESLVNLGQISLNNNKIESLKELKELPLLTRIYCRNNPLESLEGVENMAPNRSVIFCGGSVSNKEMKRIRSLGIKVQP; this is translated from the coding sequence ATGCCCTATCCAATTATCAATAATCGCTATAGCCATTATTGCGTCTACGCCTTTCTATTTTGGCAATTTCTAGTATGCCCAACTGCTTATTCTCAAACAGAAGCCGCCGAAAATAATCGTGCAGCAGATCCTTTAAAAATTACTGTCCTGCCATTTTGCGAAGAATTATCTTCACAGGATACAGGGACTGATCTCAATTCATTTGAAATGTATGATGCCATCATGGCATCCATCAAGGTTTTCTATGATTGTGCGGATCCCCTAGAGTGGGTGAGCAAAAACGGGATGGGTAACTCTGTTAGCACTTCTCTGCTCAAAAGCAGGGATAATGAAAGAGGCAATACTTCCTGTGAGCAGGATGCTTCGATCAATATTTGTGAGAGTGTAAATACAGACCTGATGGTCAGAGGTGAATACCTGATCAGTGATGATAAATCCGTTGAGGTCTATTATTCTTATGAAAATTGCAAAGGAATCTATTCTTCCCAAATAGAATACCTCAGCAGTCAGCCTATCGTTGGCTCCCTTGATGATCTACCCAGTCTGTACAATACAGTTGGCCAGGCTATTCAAAAAGATTTGCAAAAATTTCTGGATTGCAAGTCCGGAATGACGACCATTGAGCTCAGCAATAATATGCGTGAGGCCAAGGAATTTTTTCACCAGGGAGATGAGAGTGTCCTCAATTATTTAAAATCAATCGAGCTATTTGAGAAGGTTGAAGCTTCCCAACATGATCTCCCGGATGCAAAGTATCATTTGGGTCTGGCTTATTTTTCTTTAGGAGAATATGAGAAGGCCAAAAACTATTTTGTGCAACTGGAGGCATATAAGGATGCGGAGGAGTACACACTCTACTGTGATCTTGAAGCAAAGCCTGCGATTTGGTATAACAATCCTCAGAGGAGAAGAATGTGGTGGGACAATATTAATAGTGACTGGAAAAAAGCTATTTGTTCTCAGGTATTCCATTTGCCTGTCACTGAAGTTCCACCGGATCAGAAACTGGATTCCTTGTTCAACATAAGTTCCTTGCAACTAGAGCGAGTACCTTTAGCTGATATAAAAGGGATACAGGCTCTGACCAAACTTACGCAACTGAGTTTTTTCAAAACAGAGCTTAGAACATTGGATGGCATAGAGAGTCTTGTAAATCTGGGGCAAATTTCTCTGAATAATAACAAAATCGAATCCCTCAAAGAGTTAAAAGAATTGCCGCTGCTTACCCGAATTTATTGTAGGAATAATCCCCTGGAGAGCCTGGAAGGGGTGGAAAACATGGCTCCCAATCGATCCGTAATTTTTTGCGGAGGGAGTGTCTCAAATAAAGAGATGAAAAGAATCAGATCCTTAGGAATAAAAGTTCAGCCCTAA